The proteins below are encoded in one region of Streptomyces sp. NBC_00490:
- a CDS encoding LysE family translocator: MPSTLIAFLGACTLVAASPGPSTVLIIKQSLRSRRSGFLTVLGNETGVFVWGLVAAFGLTALLTASEVAYDVMRVVGGVVLVAFGVQALWQARRSRAGRADEGWAGGEKSGWAAYRGGLLLNLANPKAAVFAMSFLPQFVPDGAPHLPTMVGLAALWAVYEVGYYGLYVWFVGRMRTLLSRAGVRRRLEQVSGGVLLLLGVRLALEN; encoded by the coding sequence ATGCCGAGCACCCTCATCGCCTTCCTCGGGGCCTGCACCCTCGTCGCGGCCTCACCCGGACCGAGCACCGTGCTGATCATCAAGCAGTCGCTGCGCAGCAGGCGCTCCGGTTTCCTGACCGTGCTCGGCAACGAGACCGGCGTGTTCGTCTGGGGCCTCGTCGCCGCGTTCGGCCTGACCGCACTGCTGACGGCCTCCGAGGTGGCCTACGACGTCATGCGCGTCGTCGGCGGGGTCGTCCTCGTCGCCTTCGGCGTCCAGGCGCTGTGGCAGGCCCGCCGGAGCCGGGCGGGCCGGGCCGACGAGGGCTGGGCGGGCGGTGAGAAGAGCGGCTGGGCCGCCTACCGCGGCGGGCTGCTGCTCAACCTGGCCAACCCCAAGGCGGCCGTCTTCGCCATGTCCTTCCTGCCGCAGTTCGTGCCGGACGGCGCCCCGCACCTGCCCACGATGGTGGGACTCGCCGCGCTCTGGGCCGTCTACGAGGTCGGCTACTACGGCTTGTACGTGTGGTTCGTCGGCCGGATGCGCACCCTGCTGTCCCGTGCCGGAGTACGCCGGCGCCTGGAGCAGGTCTCCGGAGGCGTGCTGCTCCTGCTCGGTGTCCGCCTGGCCCTGGAGAACTGA
- a CDS encoding aminopeptidase P family protein, whose translation MTGSTLAPFTADDYRARMERAARAAADAGLAGLLVAPGPDLVWLTGYNPPAITERLTLLVLAAGQDPVLVVPALEAPDAARATGAPALTLRDWVDGKDPYAATAALLDSGGRFGISDNAWAMHLLSLQKTLPGTSYASLTDALPMLRAVKDAAELELLAAAGAAADATFEEIREVPFGGRRESEVAADLARLLRRFGHSQVDFTIVASGPNGANPHHEIGDRVIERGDMVVLDFGGLKDGYGSDTSRTVHVGEPTDEERRVHDLVREAQEAGFRAVRPGVACQEVDRAARKVIADAGYGEYFIHRTGHGIGVTTHEPPYMIEGEQQPLVPGMCFSVEPGVYLPGRFGVRIEDIVTVTEDGGRRLNDTTRDMVIVD comes from the coding sequence ATGACCGGCAGCACGCTCGCGCCCTTCACCGCCGACGACTACCGGGCCCGCATGGAGCGCGCCGCCCGCGCGGCTGCCGACGCCGGGCTCGCCGGACTCCTCGTGGCACCCGGCCCGGACCTGGTCTGGCTCACCGGCTACAACCCGCCCGCGATCACCGAACGGCTCACCCTGCTGGTCCTCGCCGCCGGCCAGGATCCCGTCCTCGTCGTCCCCGCCCTGGAGGCCCCGGACGCCGCCCGCGCCACCGGAGCGCCCGCGCTGACCCTGCGCGACTGGGTCGACGGCAAGGACCCCTACGCCGCCACCGCCGCCCTCCTGGACTCCGGCGGCCGGTTCGGCATCAGCGACAACGCCTGGGCGATGCACCTGCTGAGCCTGCAGAAGACGCTCCCCGGCACCTCGTACGCCTCCCTCACCGACGCCCTGCCGATGCTGCGGGCCGTGAAGGACGCGGCGGAGCTGGAGCTGCTGGCGGCCGCGGGAGCGGCCGCCGACGCGACGTTCGAGGAGATCCGCGAGGTTCCCTTCGGCGGCCGCCGGGAGTCCGAGGTCGCCGCCGACCTCGCCCGTCTGCTGCGCCGCTTCGGGCACTCCCAGGTCGACTTCACCATCGTCGCCTCGGGCCCGAACGGCGCCAACCCGCACCACGAGATCGGCGACCGGGTCATCGAGCGCGGCGACATGGTCGTCCTCGACTTCGGCGGCCTCAAGGACGGCTACGGCTCCGACACCTCCCGCACCGTCCACGTCGGCGAACCCACCGACGAGGAACGCCGGGTCCACGACCTCGTGCGCGAGGCCCAGGAGGCCGGTTTCCGCGCGGTACGCCCCGGCGTGGCCTGCCAGGAGGTCGACCGGGCGGCCCGCAAGGTCATCGCCGACGCCGGGTACGGCGAGTACTTCATCCACCGCACCGGCCACGGCATCGGCGTCACCACGCACGAACCGCCGTACATGATCGAGGGCGAACAGCAGCCCCTCGTCCCCGGCATGTGCTTCTCCGTCGAGCCCGGTGTCTATCTGCCGGGACGTTTCGGGGTACGCATCGAGGACATCGTCACGGTCACCGAGGACGGCGGCCGCCGCCTCAACGACACCACCCGCGACATGGTCATAGTGGACTGA
- a CDS encoding aminoglycoside phosphotransferase family protein, which yields MTQAPTPTADTVRRLVRSLLKDASAGAGPEVRPVAESAEPATWWVGSRHVLRLAPDREAALRQRRELRLRDLVRPHIPAAVPASVAHGEWTPGLTYTLDALLPGGSARDHDVSAVGEADLAALLTGLREVPARQAETLGVPRTAPRSLEALRRAAERSARRLAAADEFDAGRLHQLTSAAAVQLAAQPGTAVLVHHGLTGDHLVVSADGRVRGVLGWAEAIVGDPAEDIAGLALAVGSPAAVRAATLAGYGARPCLRGLWLARCDAVVRLAERLEGRGATPLPELRVQLGHAWEAILLERVTELREGDEEE from the coding sequence ATGACCCAGGCACCGACACCCACCGCGGACACCGTCCGCCGGCTGGTCCGTTCCCTCCTCAAGGACGCCTCGGCCGGCGCCGGACCCGAGGTCCGTCCCGTCGCCGAGAGCGCCGAGCCCGCCACCTGGTGGGTCGGCAGCCGCCATGTGCTGCGCCTCGCCCCCGACCGCGAGGCCGCCCTGCGCCAGCGCCGCGAGCTGCGGCTGCGCGACCTCGTCCGACCGCACATCCCGGCCGCCGTCCCGGCGAGCGTGGCCCACGGCGAGTGGACGCCGGGGCTGACCTACACACTGGACGCCCTGCTCCCCGGCGGCTCGGCGCGCGATCACGACGTCTCCGCCGTCGGCGAGGCCGACCTGGCCGCGCTGCTGACGGGGCTGCGCGAGGTGCCCGCCCGCCAGGCCGAGACCCTCGGCGTTCCGCGCACCGCCCCGCGCTCCCTGGAGGCGCTGCGCCGAGCCGCCGAACGCTCGGCCCGACGCCTCGCCGCCGCCGACGAGTTCGACGCGGGCCGCCTCCACCAGCTCACCTCGGCGGCCGCCGTCCAGCTCGCCGCCCAGCCCGGCACGGCCGTCCTCGTCCACCACGGGCTCACCGGCGACCACCTCGTGGTCAGCGCCGACGGCCGGGTACGCGGTGTGCTCGGCTGGGCCGAGGCGATCGTCGGCGACCCCGCCGAGGACATCGCGGGGCTCGCCCTCGCCGTCGGTTCTCCCGCCGCCGTCCGCGCCGCCACCCTCGCCGGGTACGGCGCCCGCCCGTGCCTGCGCGGCCTGTGGCTCGCCCGCTGCGACGCGGTCGTCCGCCTCGCCGAACGCCTGGAGGGCCGCGGCGCCACCCCGCTCCCGGAGCTGCGGGTGCAGCTCGGGCACGCCTGGGAGGCGATCCTGCTGGAGCGGGTGACGGAGCTGCGGGAGGGCGACGAGGAGGAGTAG
- the treZ gene encoding malto-oligosyltrehalose trehalohydrolase yields MQFEVWAPQADRVTLQCDGATRALERDPERTGWWRGEAEAQDGSRYGFALDGGPVLPDPRSRRQPDGPDGLSAVVDHGRYTWRTEWAGRPLPGAVLYELHVGTYTPEGTLEAAAERLGHLAELGVTHVELMPLCPFPGRHGWGYEGVSLWAVHEPYGGPEGLKRFVDRAHELGLGVVLDVVHNHLGPSGNYLPAFGPYFTDTHHTPWGSAVNLDAPGSDEVRTYLLGSALAWLRDYRIDGLRLDAVHALADTRAFHFLEELSTAVDTLAAEAGRPLFLVAESDLNDPRLITSRAEGGFGLHAQWNDDFHHCLHTALTGESQGYYADFGRAPLAALAKTLSGGYFHDGTYSSFRGRRHGRPLDRSRVAAHRLLGYSQTHDQVGNRAQGDRLAASLSPGLLACAAALTLTAPFTPMLFMGEEWAAGTPWQFFTDHTDPELAEAVRRGRRREFAAHGWKEEDVPDPQDPATRDRSCLDWSEPAREPHARVLDWYRRLLTLRHEQADLTDPDLADTKVAYDEQGRWLAFRRGDVRVVVNLAEGPAAIPLGPRRARVLAAWEPVEGPGADGVLHVPGESCVVLLQE; encoded by the coding sequence GTGCAGTTCGAGGTGTGGGCACCGCAGGCCGACCGTGTGACGCTCCAGTGCGACGGCGCCACGCGCGCGTTGGAGCGCGATCCGGAACGGACCGGATGGTGGCGAGGTGAGGCGGAGGCGCAGGACGGCTCCCGGTACGGCTTCGCGCTGGACGGCGGCCCCGTGCTGCCGGACCCGCGCTCGCGCCGCCAGCCGGACGGCCCGGACGGCTTGAGCGCGGTCGTCGACCACGGGCGGTACACGTGGCGCACGGAGTGGGCCGGACGGCCGCTGCCGGGCGCGGTCCTGTACGAGCTGCACGTGGGCACGTACACGCCTGAGGGCACCCTGGAGGCGGCCGCCGAGCGCCTCGGGCACCTCGCCGAACTGGGCGTCACCCACGTCGAGTTGATGCCCCTGTGCCCCTTCCCCGGCCGGCACGGCTGGGGGTACGAGGGCGTCTCGCTGTGGGCCGTGCACGAGCCGTACGGCGGGCCCGAGGGACTGAAACGGTTCGTCGACCGGGCGCACGAGCTCGGTCTCGGGGTGGTCCTGGACGTCGTACACAACCATCTGGGGCCGTCGGGCAATTACCTGCCCGCGTTCGGGCCGTACTTCACCGACACCCACCACACACCGTGGGGCTCCGCGGTGAATCTCGACGCGCCCGGGTCGGACGAGGTGCGGACGTACCTGCTCGGCAGCGCGCTGGCGTGGCTGCGGGACTACCGGATCGACGGACTGCGCCTGGACGCGGTGCACGCGCTGGCCGACACGCGCGCGTTCCACTTCCTGGAGGAACTGTCGACGGCGGTGGACACGCTCGCCGCCGAGGCGGGCCGGCCGCTGTTCCTCGTCGCCGAGTCCGACCTGAACGACCCGCGGCTGATCACCTCCCGCGCGGAGGGCGGATTCGGGCTGCACGCGCAGTGGAACGACGACTTCCACCACTGCCTGCACACCGCGCTGACCGGCGAGTCCCAGGGCTACTACGCCGACTTCGGCCGCGCCCCCCTCGCCGCGCTGGCGAAAACGCTCTCCGGCGGGTACTTCCACGACGGCACGTACTCGAGTTTCCGGGGCCGCCGGCACGGGCGTCCGCTGGACCGTTCACGGGTGGCCGCGCACCGTCTGCTCGGCTACAGCCAGACCCACGACCAGGTGGGCAACCGCGCCCAGGGCGACCGGCTCGCGGCGTCCCTCTCCCCCGGTCTGCTGGCCTGCGCGGCGGCGCTGACGCTGACCGCCCCGTTCACACCGATGCTGTTCATGGGCGAGGAGTGGGCGGCGGGGACGCCCTGGCAGTTCTTCACCGACCACACCGATCCCGAGCTGGCGGAGGCCGTACGGCGGGGCAGGCGGCGGGAGTTCGCCGCGCACGGCTGGAAGGAGGAGGACGTGCCCGATCCGCAGGACCCGGCGACCCGGGACCGCTCCTGCCTCGACTGGTCCGAGCCGGCCCGCGAGCCCCACGCGCGCGTACTGGACTGGTACCGCCGGCTCCTCACCCTGCGCCACGAACAGGCCGACCTCACCGACCCGGACCTCGCCGACACGAAGGTGGCGTACGACGAGCAGGGGCGCTGGCTGGCCTTCCGGCGCGGGGACGTGCGGGTGGTGGTGAATCTGGCCGAGGGGCCCGCCGCGATCCCTCTGGGGCCGCGTCGGGCGCGTGTGCTGGCCGCCTGGGAGCCCGTGGAGGGGCCGGGGGCGGACGGGGTGCTGCATGTGCCCGGGGAGTCGTGCGTGGTGCTTCTGCAGGAGTGA
- a CDS encoding FHA domain-containing protein gives MTSSFEFNTYPARLSDAERDKALSVLRDGVAMGRLSHDTFIRRMELALAARRSDELAALTADLPSEGRFSRLVFGSVEAVSGFTQRLRRAWQAERLPKLLLPHPGNGYPLRIGRDPANGLRLTHETVSRVHAELSRQGGMWVLRDLGSTNGTTVNGRRVIGAAVVREGDQIGFGRMWFRLSAD, from the coding sequence GTGACGTCGTCCTTCGAGTTCAACACGTACCCCGCGCGGCTCTCCGACGCGGAGCGTGACAAGGCGCTGAGCGTGCTCCGTGACGGCGTCGCGATGGGCCGGCTCTCGCACGACACGTTCATCCGGCGCATGGAGCTGGCGCTCGCCGCCCGCCGCTCGGACGAACTCGCGGCGCTCACCGCCGACTTGCCCTCGGAAGGGCGCTTCTCCCGGCTGGTGTTCGGCTCCGTGGAGGCGGTCTCCGGCTTCACCCAGCGGCTGCGCCGTGCCTGGCAGGCCGAGCGGCTGCCCAAACTGCTGCTGCCGCACCCCGGCAACGGATACCCGCTGCGGATCGGCCGCGACCCCGCCAACGGACTGAGGCTGACCCACGAGACGGTGTCCCGGGTGCACGCCGAGCTGAGCCGCCAGGGCGGCATGTGGGTGCTGCGGGACCTCGGTTCGACCAACGGCACGACGGTGAACGGGCGGCGTGTCATCGGGGCCGCCGTGGTCCGTGAGGGCGATCAGATCGGCTTCGGGCGGATGTGGTTCCGGCTCTCCGCCGACTGA
- a CDS encoding dehydrogenase has protein sequence MSRAGTPLWLLSVGHGTRQALVVAGPHANEPVGGGTVLRLAERALADPLLTEGADATWNLLLSLDPDGLRRNEGWLHGPYTLGRHFRNFFRPGFLEQPEWLPDGADAVTLPETRALLDVQDELRPFLQCSLHGVDVGGGFVELTHDLPGLAGRVAHHAARLGIPRELGPYDTLYWPVLGPAVFRIPPPRRGDLAAAITEAAVESTWYHPHRYGTVTAIVEAPMWGVTAVEDGTPPLDAAAVLRGVSRTLRLDTQRLARLYARVRPFVTAAPDAERLLAPVDDYLLVCPGIADSWDPDVDDGSHPLPPLSTAHLAALRISGRRLTLRTAGLLHQLVRAAGTDPVDALPELDRLIDEWCADYRDGCGARWIPVQRQVEYQARVVQTVFELAGRHTRVGSRSGEPGWGSEAPVPMHRE, from the coding sequence ATGTCCCGCGCGGGCACACCACTGTGGCTGCTGTCCGTCGGCCACGGCACCCGCCAGGCCCTCGTGGTCGCCGGCCCGCACGCCAACGAACCCGTGGGCGGCGGCACCGTCCTGCGGCTCGCCGAACGCGCCCTCGCCGACCCCCTGCTCACCGAGGGCGCCGACGCCACCTGGAACCTGCTGCTCAGCCTCGACCCCGACGGTCTGCGCCGCAACGAGGGCTGGCTGCACGGCCCCTACACCCTCGGCCGGCACTTCCGGAACTTCTTCCGGCCCGGTTTCCTGGAACAGCCCGAATGGCTGCCCGACGGTGCCGACGCCGTCACGCTGCCGGAGACCCGCGCCCTGCTCGACGTCCAGGACGAGCTCCGGCCCTTCCTCCAGTGCTCCCTGCACGGCGTCGACGTGGGCGGCGGCTTCGTCGAGCTGACCCATGACCTGCCGGGCCTCGCGGGCCGCGTCGCCCACCACGCGGCCCGTCTCGGCATCCCGCGCGAACTCGGCCCGTACGACACCCTGTACTGGCCGGTCCTCGGGCCCGCCGTCTTCCGTATCCCGCCGCCGCGCCGGGGCGACCTGGCCGCCGCCATCACCGAGGCCGCCGTCGAGTCGACCTGGTACCACCCGCACCGGTACGGCACCGTGACCGCGATCGTCGAGGCACCCATGTGGGGCGTGACCGCCGTCGAGGACGGCACCCCGCCCCTGGACGCGGCCGCCGTACTGCGCGGCGTCAGCCGCACCCTGCGCCTCGACACCCAGCGCCTGGCGCGCCTCTACGCGCGCGTCCGCCCGTTCGTCACCGCCGCCCCGGACGCGGAGCGCCTGCTCGCACCGGTCGACGACTATTTACTGGTCTGCCCCGGCATCGCGGACTCCTGGGACCCCGATGTCGACGACGGCTCCCATCCGCTGCCGCCCCTCAGCACCGCCCACCTGGCCGCCCTGCGGATCTCCGGCCGCCGTCTGACGCTGCGCACCGCGGGCCTGCTGCACCAGCTCGTGAGGGCCGCCGGGACCGATCCGGTCGACGCCCTGCCCGAGCTGGACCGCCTCATCGACGAGTGGTGCGCCGACTACCGCGACGGCTGCGGGGCACGCTGGATCCCCGTCCAGCGCCAGGTGGAGTACCAGGCGCGGGTGGTGCAGACCGTGTTCGAACTGGCCGGGCGGCACACGCGCGTGGGCTCCCGTTCGGGTGAGCCGGGGTGGGGATCCGAGGCCCCCGTGCCGATGCATCGGGAATGA
- a CDS encoding SSI family serine proteinase inhibitor — protein sequence MKNCTASKAVRGTLLAAAALLVATTAPAQAAPEDVRTDNWLYLTVTKGDARSSDTRGTLLLCDPPQGHAKAAEACAELEAVTGDLAALPAKHTYCPMHYAPVTARAQGQWNGRPVEYAQTFSNGCVMAGRTGSVFALDGLAT from the coding sequence ATGAAGAACTGCACCGCATCGAAGGCGGTACGAGGCACCCTGCTCGCCGCGGCCGCCCTGCTCGTCGCCACCACGGCCCCCGCGCAGGCGGCGCCCGAGGACGTCCGCACCGACAACTGGCTCTACCTCACGGTCACCAAGGGCGACGCCCGGTCCAGCGACACGCGCGGCACCCTGCTGCTGTGCGACCCGCCCCAGGGCCACGCGAAAGCGGCCGAGGCCTGCGCGGAACTGGAGGCGGTGACCGGTGACCTCGCCGCCCTCCCGGCGAAGCACACCTACTGCCCGATGCACTACGCCCCGGTGACCGCACGCGCGCAGGGGCAGTGGAACGGGCGGCCGGTCGAGTACGCGCAGACCTTCTCCAACGGCTGTGTGATGGCCGGGCGGACCGGATCGGTGTTCGCGCTCGACGGCCTCGCCACCTGA
- a CDS encoding M14 family zinc carboxypeptidase, whose protein sequence is MSLLPELRYPTVTEILTSARALAARSPALCTLREVGRSRAGRPLHLLSVGRARRAVLVVAGAHSNEPTGGATLLDVAERVLNERELRFETSWHFLLCADPDGASLHRTPAPRSLFDYHLGFFRPAGHEQPEWSPAVLPPDRLPPETRALTGVIDELRPYLQVTLHGTDLGGSWVQLTKDIPGLAEPFAKSAAELNIPVERGASDAAGWPASGPGVHVMPAPGAGAAYPSMPDDARNSTWYHAHRYGGLTAIVEVPMWASDLVDDPAPHPAPAVALRRLAGRLLRDTRQVERVLADAAPRLPEVEGPLLRASRWGLELVPGLAADWMHTPPADNTRAYVGSVDAFARRLPLRAASMLLRVLLEHDDRAAPRLERLVASWSEAFADRFRARWVPLEHQIEHQSRTVVAAAIHARARGV, encoded by the coding sequence GTGAGTCTCCTGCCGGAGCTGCGCTACCCCACAGTGACCGAAATCCTTACGTCCGCACGGGCGTTGGCCGCTCGCAGCCCCGCTCTCTGCACCCTGCGCGAGGTCGGCCGGTCCCGGGCCGGCAGACCTCTGCATCTGCTGTCCGTTGGCCGTGCCCGGCGGGCCGTGCTCGTCGTCGCCGGCGCCCACTCCAACGAGCCGACCGGCGGTGCGACCCTCCTCGACGTCGCCGAACGGGTGCTGAACGAAAGGGAGTTGCGGTTCGAGACGTCCTGGCACTTCCTGCTGTGCGCGGACCCCGACGGGGCGAGCCTGCACCGCACGCCCGCGCCGCGCAGCCTGTTCGACTACCACCTCGGCTTCTTCCGGCCCGCCGGTCACGAGCAGCCGGAGTGGTCCCCGGCGGTGCTGCCGCCGGACCGGCTGCCACCGGAGACCCGGGCCCTGACCGGCGTCATCGACGAGTTGCGCCCCTACCTCCAGGTGACCCTGCACGGCACCGACCTGGGCGGCAGCTGGGTGCAGCTGACGAAGGACATCCCGGGTCTCGCGGAGCCGTTCGCCAAGTCCGCGGCGGAGCTGAACATCCCGGTGGAGCGGGGCGCCTCGGACGCCGCGGGCTGGCCCGCGTCAGGGCCCGGGGTGCATGTGATGCCGGCGCCGGGCGCGGGGGCGGCGTACCCGAGCATGCCGGACGACGCGCGCAACAGCACCTGGTACCACGCGCACCGCTACGGGGGGCTGACGGCGATCGTCGAGGTGCCGATGTGGGCGAGCGACCTGGTCGACGACCCGGCACCGCATCCGGCCCCGGCCGTCGCGCTGCGACGCCTGGCGGGGCGGCTGCTGCGGGACACGCGGCAGGTGGAGCGGGTGCTCGCCGATGCCGCGCCGCGGCTGCCGGAGGTCGAGGGGCCGCTGCTGCGGGCTTCCCGGTGGGGCCTGGAGCTGGTGCCGGGGCTGGCCGCGGACTGGATGCACACCCCGCCCGCCGACAACACGCGCGCGTACGTGGGCAGCGTGGACGCGTTCGCGCGTCGGCTGCCGCTGCGGGCGGCGTCGATGCTGCTGCGGGTGCTGCTGGAGCACGACGACCGCGCGGCGCCCCGTCTGGAACGGTTGGTGGCGTCCTGGAGCGAGGCCTTCGCGGACCGTTTCCGGGCCCGCTGGGTGCCGTTGGAGCATCAGATCGAGCACCAGTCCCGCACGGTGGTGGCGGCGGCGATCCACGCGCGCGCGAGGGGCGTCTGA
- the treY gene encoding malto-oligosyltrehalose synthase, whose protein sequence is MTPERPDPVVPTATYRLQLQPEFPFDAAAAAVPYLAALGVSHLHLSPVLEAVPGSAHGYDVVDHARVRAELGGEEGLRALAGTARKHGLGLVVDIVPNHMAMAPRHNRALWEVLREGPKSPYARWFDIDWEAQGGQVLLPVLGGPLGSVIGDLRVDGDVLRYHDHVFPLREGTGELPLPRLLDAQWYRPAWWRLARTELNYRRFFSISELIGVRVEDPEVFEATHAKILQLLHEGVVDGLRIDHPDGLADPDAYLRRLHEATGGRWTVVEKILADGEPLPAAWPVAGTTGYDALRHIDGVLTDPAGFGELLGQYRRFAAPQTDRGGDWQATVRRAAYKVLAHELAAETERLTRVAVRLCATSPEPALRDRAPWALRTALQELLVRMEVYRPYGSVDAASVVTEEAAEEARQAFVVPEEAGAVDVVRDLVLGRAGEGPEHVEFGTRFAQTSSALRAKSVEDTAFYRYVPLLSATEVGGNPGAPAVSPDDFHAYCARVQRDWPATGTVVSTHDTKRSADVRAALAVLTECPQRWADVLAEVTRTGEGVPDAQVAWAAWQTVFGLGPADAERVQQALLKHVREAGLFTSWTEQEPPYEEAVAAFVAAGPSGAPGEHVAAFRSALEPSVRANMLGTALLHLTMPGVPDIYQGTEAEYRALVDPDNRRPVRFPPEEPGEKGALTAAALHLRARRPAAFGDSATYAPLTAEGPAAAHCLAFARSGDVVTAVTRLSLRLAEEGGWRETRLPLPPGRWADVLSEGREFTGHVRVAELFEGLPVALLERVEGDRG, encoded by the coding sequence ATGACACCTGAGCGACCCGACCCGGTGGTGCCCACCGCCACATACCGGCTCCAGCTCCAGCCCGAGTTCCCCTTCGACGCCGCGGCGGCCGCCGTGCCCTACCTGGCCGCGCTCGGCGTCTCGCATCTGCACCTGTCCCCCGTCCTGGAGGCGGTCCCCGGCTCCGCGCACGGCTACGACGTCGTCGACCACGCGCGCGTGCGGGCCGAACTGGGCGGCGAGGAGGGGCTGCGCGCGCTCGCAGGCACCGCGCGGAAGCACGGACTCGGCCTGGTCGTGGACATCGTGCCGAACCACATGGCCATGGCCCCGCGCCACAACCGGGCCCTGTGGGAGGTGCTCAGGGAGGGCCCCAAGTCGCCGTACGCGCGATGGTTCGACATCGACTGGGAGGCCCAGGGCGGACAGGTGCTGCTGCCGGTCCTGGGAGGTCCGCTCGGCTCGGTCATCGGTGACCTGCGGGTCGACGGCGACGTCCTGCGCTACCACGACCACGTCTTCCCGTTGCGCGAGGGCACCGGGGAACTGCCGCTGCCGCGGCTCCTGGACGCGCAGTGGTACCGCCCGGCGTGGTGGCGGCTGGCCCGTACCGAGCTCAACTACCGGCGTTTCTTCAGCATCTCGGAGCTCATCGGGGTGCGGGTGGAGGACCCGGAGGTGTTCGAGGCCACCCACGCCAAGATCCTCCAGCTGCTCCACGAGGGCGTCGTCGACGGGCTGCGGATCGACCACCCCGACGGTCTCGCCGACCCCGACGCGTATCTGCGCAGGCTGCACGAGGCGACCGGCGGCCGCTGGACGGTGGTGGAGAAGATCCTGGCGGACGGCGAGCCGCTGCCGGCGGCCTGGCCGGTCGCGGGCACCACCGGGTACGACGCCCTGCGGCACATCGACGGCGTGCTCACGGACCCGGCCGGGTTCGGCGAACTCCTCGGCCAGTACCGGCGGTTCGCGGCCCCGCAGACGGACCGGGGCGGAGACTGGCAGGCCACGGTGCGGCGGGCGGCGTACAAGGTGCTCGCGCACGAGCTGGCCGCCGAGACCGAGCGGCTGACCCGGGTGGCGGTCCGGCTGTGCGCCACGTCCCCGGAGCCCGCGCTGCGCGACCGCGCGCCGTGGGCGCTGCGCACCGCGCTGCAGGAACTGCTGGTCCGCATGGAGGTCTACCGGCCCTACGGCTCCGTCGACGCGGCCTCCGTCGTCACCGAGGAGGCCGCGGAGGAGGCCCGGCAGGCGTTCGTGGTGCCCGAGGAGGCAGGCGCGGTGGACGTGGTCCGTGATCTGGTGCTGGGGCGGGCGGGTGAGGGGCCCGAGCACGTGGAGTTCGGGACCAGGTTCGCGCAGACCTCGTCGGCGCTGCGGGCCAAGTCCGTGGAGGACACGGCGTTCTACCGCTATGTACCACTGCTGTCGGCGACGGAGGTGGGCGGGAACCCGGGCGCACCCGCGGTGTCCCCGGACGACTTCCACGCGTACTGCGCGCGCGTGCAGCGCGACTGGCCGGCGACCGGCACGGTCGTGTCGACGCACGACACCAAGCGCAGCGCCGACGTACGGGCCGCGCTGGCCGTGCTCACCGAGTGCCCGCAGCGCTGGGCCGACGTCCTGGCCGAGGTGACGCGCACCGGCGAGGGGGTGCCGGACGCGCAGGTGGCGTGGGCGGCCTGGCAGACGGTGTTCGGGCTCGGCCCGGCGGACGCGGAGCGGGTGCAGCAGGCGCTGCTGAAGCATGTGCGCGAGGCCGGGCTGTTCACGAGCTGGACGGAGCAGGAGCCGCCGTACGAGGAGGCGGTGGCGGCCTTTGTCGCGGCGGGGCCGTCCGGGGCGCCGGGCGAGCACGTGGCCGCCTTCCGGAGCGCGCTGGAGCCGTCCGTCCGGGCGAACATGCTCGGCACGGCGCTGCTCCATCTGACCATGCCGGGGGTGCCCGACATCTACCAGGGGACGGAGGCCGAGTACCGGGCCCTGGTGGATCCGGACAACCGCCGGCCCGTGCGGTTCCCGCCCGAGGAGCCCGGCGAGAAGGGCGCGCTCACCGCGGCGGCGCTGCATCTGCGCGCCCGGCGCCCCGCCGCGTTCGGCGACTCGGCGACGTACGCCCCGCTGACGGCCGAGGGCCCGGCGGCGGCCCACTGCCTGGCGTTCGCCCGCTCCGGGGATGTCGTCACCGCCGTGACCCGGCTGTCGCTGCGGCTGGCGGAGGAGGGCGGCTGGCGCGAGACCCGGTTGCCGCTGCCACCGGGTCGATGGGCCGATGTCCTGTCCGAGGGTCGGGAGTTCACGGGGCACGTGCGCGTGGCGGAGCTCTTCGAAGGGCTGCCGGTGGCGTTGCTGGAGCGGGTGGAAGGGGACCGCGGCTGA